The Pedobacter cryoconitis genome has a window encoding:
- a CDS encoding FeoB-associated Cys-rich membrane protein, which produces MDIQAILVGLLFVAALFYIGRIIYRAVSPKSGGCGSNCKCGVDFSNIETKNK; this is translated from the coding sequence ATGGATATTCAAGCTATTTTAGTAGGACTTTTATTTGTTGCAGCACTATTTTATATAGGCCGCATCATTTATCGCGCCGTATCCCCAAAAAGTGGCGGATGCGGATCTAATTGCAAATGTGGTGTAGATTTCTCTAATATTGAAACTAAGAATAAATAG
- a CDS encoding pirin family protein: protein METTIKSVSAVLAAPTPHMVGDGFKVSNFFPGGYKIKMSPFYMLDFNDKMELPPTNQLRGVGVHPHRGFETVTIAYHGAIAHHDSAGNSGVIYPGDVQWMTAASGILHKEYHEKEFSKKGGPFQMVQLWVNLPAKDKMSKPKYQAIQNDTIERYILPEDAGTVEVIAGEYKDVKGAATTFTSMNVYNVRLNADGETVFNFPADFNTGILIIEGSLIINGELAAGNEFVYFKNDGEEIRVKASQDSIILVLSGEPIHEPIAQYGPFLMNNQAEIKLAISDYNEGKFGYLED from the coding sequence ATGGAAACCACTATAAAATCTGTTTCGGCTGTTTTAGCTGCACCAACACCACATATGGTCGGTGATGGGTTTAAAGTGAGTAACTTTTTCCCTGGAGGCTACAAAATTAAAATGAGCCCTTTTTATATGCTCGATTTTAATGATAAGATGGAGCTTCCGCCAACTAATCAATTACGCGGCGTTGGCGTGCATCCGCACCGGGGTTTTGAAACGGTGACGATTGCTTATCATGGCGCCATTGCGCATCATGACAGTGCCGGAAACAGTGGAGTTATTTATCCAGGTGATGTACAGTGGATGACAGCAGCAAGCGGTATCCTGCATAAAGAATATCATGAAAAGGAATTCAGCAAAAAAGGCGGCCCTTTCCAAATGGTTCAGCTGTGGGTAAACCTGCCCGCTAAAGATAAAATGAGTAAACCTAAGTATCAGGCGATTCAAAATGATACTATCGAAAGATATATTTTACCGGAAGATGCAGGTACTGTAGAGGTTATTGCAGGTGAGTATAAGGACGTCAAAGGCGCTGCGACCACCTTCACCTCTATGAACGTATATAATGTGCGTCTAAATGCTGATGGAGAAACTGTCTTCAATTTCCCTGCTGATTTTAATACCGGAATATTGATTATAGAGGGAAGCCTGATCATCAATGGAGAGTTAGCAGCTGGAAATGAGTTTGTATATTTTAAGAATGACGGGGAAGAAATCAGGGTTAAGGCATCACAGGACAGTATTATACTGGTATTGAGCGGTGAACCTATTCACGAACCTATTGCACAATACGGCCCATTTTTAATGAATAACCAGGCAGAAATAAAATTAGCAATAAGCGATTATAACGAAGGAAAATTTGGTTACCTCGAAGATTAA
- the porV gene encoding type IX secretion system outer membrane channel protein PorV → MRIIKLKCSSRFLLICFFFAVKTFSLQAQTPETQTNGSRLNSLRTAVPFLLITPDARVGGMGEAGVAIAPDANSGSINPSKLAFLEEKYGFSASYSPWLRSIVSDINLGYLSGFYKLDDRTTLAASMRYFSLGKIQLTDANQQDLGTSNPSELAIDATFARRFGDSFSLGTSVRYIYSNLAAGNFGVGQQSKAGKSLAVDVSAYFKKPTYMLGHDAIVSAGANISNIGTKMSYMDGGQSYFLPTNLKVGGAATLILDDYNEITLALDFNKLLVPTQPVYNQDGSIQSGRDPDRSVPSGIFGSFSDAPGGFSEEVKEINIASGLEYWYNKKFALRTGYFYESPDKGDRRYFTLGTGFKYESFNFDVSYLAASARKSPLANTLRFTLLFNLGNTSK, encoded by the coding sequence ATGAGGATAATAAAACTGAAGTGCTCTTCAAGATTTCTATTGATTTGCTTCTTTTTTGCTGTAAAAACTTTCTCACTACAAGCGCAGACGCCAGAAACCCAAACTAACGGCAGCAGGTTGAACAGTTTAAGAACGGCAGTCCCGTTTTTACTGATCACGCCCGATGCAAGAGTGGGAGGAATGGGAGAGGCCGGTGTGGCGATCGCACCAGATGCAAATTCTGGAAGTATCAACCCTTCCAAACTTGCTTTTCTGGAAGAGAAATACGGGTTTTCAGCTTCTTATAGTCCATGGCTGAGAAGTATTGTTTCTGACATTAACCTGGGCTATCTGAGCGGATTTTATAAACTGGATGACAGAACAACCTTAGCTGCTTCCATGCGTTATTTTTCCCTGGGTAAAATACAGCTGACTGATGCAAATCAGCAGGATCTGGGTACTTCTAATCCAAGTGAGCTGGCGATTGATGCAACTTTTGCACGCCGTTTTGGAGATTCATTTTCTTTGGGAACCTCTGTCAGGTATATTTATTCAAACCTGGCTGCCGGGAATTTTGGCGTCGGACAGCAATCTAAAGCGGGTAAATCTCTTGCAGTAGATGTCTCTGCTTATTTCAAAAAGCCAACTTATATGCTTGGACATGATGCAATTGTATCCGCAGGTGCGAATATTTCGAACATCGGTACAAAAATGAGCTATATGGATGGAGGTCAGAGTTATTTTCTGCCGACAAACCTGAAAGTCGGGGGAGCTGCAACACTGATCCTGGATGATTATAATGAGATAACGCTTGCACTGGATTTTAATAAACTTTTGGTACCTACCCAGCCTGTCTACAATCAGGATGGAAGTATACAGTCTGGCAGAGATCCTGACCGTTCTGTTCCTTCAGGTATCTTTGGTTCTTTCAGTGATGCACCGGGAGGTTTCAGCGAAGAAGTAAAGGAGATCAATATTGCTTCAGGACTGGAATACTGGTACAATAAGAAATTTGCGCTCCGGACCGGGTATTTTTATGAAAGTCCGGACAAAGGAGACAGAAGATATTTTACTTTAGGTACAGGCTTTAAATATGAAAGTTTTAATTTCGATGTATCTTACCTGGCTGCAAGTGCAAGAAAAAGCCCTTTGGCAAATACTTTAAGGTTTACCTTACTGTTTAATTTGGGGAATACCAGTAAATAA
- a CDS encoding biotin/lipoyl-containing protein, which produces MYKLKVNDTYNFDLSAVNDSLQLNGEAIPVDIRELQDGHLHFIYKNKSYNAEVVSENHDDKTSVIKINGKLYEVGIEDQFDSLLKAMGMAAGSGKVAKEVKAPMPGLVLNISVVEGQEIKKGDNLLILEAMKMENMLKSVTEGVVKKIYISKGDKVEKNQVLIEFV; this is translated from the coding sequence ATGTATAAGCTCAAAGTAAATGATACTTATAATTTCGATTTATCAGCTGTAAATGATAGTTTGCAATTGAATGGTGAAGCGATCCCGGTCGATATAAGAGAACTTCAGGATGGTCACCTGCATTTCATCTATAAAAATAAGTCGTACAACGCTGAAGTGGTTTCTGAAAACCATGACGATAAGACTTCGGTTATTAAAATAAATGGAAAACTATACGAAGTAGGTATTGAAGATCAGTTTGATAGTTTACTGAAAGCAATGGGAATGGCAGCCGGTAGTGGGAAAGTAGCAAAAGAAGTTAAAGCACCTATGCCGGGTTTAGTGTTAAACATCAGTGTGGTTGAGGGGCAGGAGATTAAGAAAGGTGATAACCTGCTTATATTGGAGGCGATGAAAATGGAGAATATGCTGAAATCAGTCACGGAAGGAGTGGTCAAAAAGATCTATATCAGTAAAGGTGATAAAGTAGAGAAAAACCAGGTTTTGATAGAATTTGTATAA
- a CDS encoding SUMF1/EgtB/PvdO family nonheme iron enzyme, whose product MEKTYLYSFAFLLSVSSIISCTSKKSATSEKTGLAYNRPENGGFQVNNKFKRGPGPGLVEIEGGVFVMSGSATNVPGQELKDYNHKRETTVSSFYMDETEVSNTNWLEYLNWIRKVDPTNYEYYYNELPDTLVWRRPLSYNEPYVDNYLRHPAYQDYPVVGVSWEQAQRYCEWRTDIVNESLLREQNYMTSYKDLNGTGKNGKKTNAAATAAKPTGPFNTDIYLNGQYDDKGTKAMKDFSPAATAANANAKGQKGGATRNVRLEDGIIKQPYRLPTEAEWEYAALGLIGNTNYENISSNKIYPWDGLGISSAKNKTRGLILANFKRTKGDYMGVGGTLNDKGSITVPVRSYVPNDFGLYNMAGNVNEWVADVYRSNTFADADALNPYRGNYYQDKKVADPLTGRLEKDAYNRPIMTAAVSGKKQTWAEKQAATAKADTVKNSYADQRGFRDEENKLYGEITLVNNKSRVYKGGSWDDQALWLNPATRRFLPQDESTADIGFRCAMTMLGASEIRSVGKPQFKPKQQKPFNAKKK is encoded by the coding sequence ATGGAAAAAACATACCTATATTCATTTGCTTTTTTATTGTCTGTTTCCTCAATAATTTCGTGCACATCGAAAAAAAGTGCAACCTCCGAAAAGACAGGATTAGCATACAATAGACCAGAAAACGGAGGGTTTCAGGTAAATAACAAATTCAAACGCGGACCTGGTCCGGGCCTGGTTGAAATTGAAGGTGGTGTATTTGTGATGAGCGGAAGCGCAACCAATGTTCCGGGACAGGAGCTTAAGGATTATAACCACAAAAGAGAAACGACTGTATCTTCCTTCTACATGGATGAAACAGAGGTTTCCAATACCAACTGGTTAGAATACCTGAACTGGATCAGAAAAGTTGATCCGACTAACTACGAATATTATTACAATGAGTTACCTGATACGCTGGTTTGGCGCAGGCCCCTTTCTTACAATGAACCTTACGTTGACAATTACCTGAGACACCCTGCTTACCAGGACTATCCTGTAGTAGGCGTGAGCTGGGAACAGGCACAAAGATACTGTGAATGGAGAACGGATATTGTCAATGAATCTCTTTTAAGAGAGCAAAACTATATGACCAGTTACAAGGACCTGAACGGTACCGGTAAAAATGGTAAAAAAACAAATGCAGCAGCTACTGCGGCTAAACCAACAGGCCCTTTCAATACGGACATTTATTTAAATGGACAGTATGACGATAAAGGAACCAAGGCGATGAAAGATTTCAGCCCTGCGGCTACTGCTGCCAATGCAAATGCCAAAGGTCAAAAAGGTGGTGCGACCAGAAATGTAAGGTTAGAAGATGGTATTATCAAACAACCTTACCGTTTGCCTACAGAAGCTGAATGGGAATATGCAGCTTTAGGCTTGATTGGAAATACGAACTACGAGAACATCTCCAGCAATAAAATCTATCCATGGGATGGCCTTGGTATCAGTTCTGCGAAGAATAAAACCCGTGGTTTAATCCTTGCCAACTTTAAAAGAACTAAAGGTGACTATATGGGGGTTGGTGGTACACTGAATGATAAGGGAAGTATTACGGTTCCGGTTCGTTCTTATGTGCCTAATGATTTCGGTTTATACAATATGGCTGGAAACGTGAATGAGTGGGTAGCCGATGTTTACCGTTCTAATACTTTTGCAGATGCAGATGCTTTAAACCCATACAGGGGAAATTATTACCAGGATAAAAAAGTTGCCGATCCGCTAACCGGAAGATTAGAGAAAGATGCTTACAACAGACCAATTATGACTGCTGCTGTATCTGGTAAAAAACAAACCTGGGCAGAGAAACAAGCCGCAACTGCTAAAGCTGATACGGTGAAGAATTCTTATGCAGACCAAAGAGGTTTCCGCGATGAGGAAAACAAACTATATGGTGAGATTACACTGGTAAACAATAAATCAAGAGTTTACAAAGGTGGTTCATGGGATGACCAGGCATTATGGTTAAACCCTGCAACCAGACGATTCTTACCACAAGATGAATCTACTGCTGATATTGGTTTCCGCTGTGCAATGACCATGCTGGGCGCTTCTGAGATCCGTTCTGTCGGAAAACCTCAGTTTAAGCCTAAACAGCAAAAGCCTTTCAACGCAAAAAAGAAATAA
- a CDS encoding Crp/Fnr family transcriptional regulator: protein MFQQLKDYLQKRITVTDEQFELISRDIKVKVIEKNQVLVAPGEINSKGYFVTEGLLRCYSIDSKAKVNIIQFAPENWWMSERNSLFNEPSDFYIDAVERTIVLQIPKNYFDDAAKNIPCFADLNYTMLNNSIRFMQKRINMLLSATAEERYLDFIKLYPNLTLRVPQWMIASYLGITPESLSRVRKDLAHKHFKV from the coding sequence ATGTTCCAACAGCTTAAAGATTACCTGCAAAAAAGAATTACAGTAACTGATGAGCAGTTTGAACTGATTTCAAGAGATATTAAGGTCAAAGTCATTGAAAAAAACCAGGTGCTTGTTGCTCCGGGTGAAATCAACTCCAAGGGTTATTTTGTCACTGAAGGACTTTTACGCTGCTATTCTATTGATAGTAAAGCAAAGGTGAATATCATTCAGTTTGCTCCTGAAAACTGGTGGATGTCTGAAAGAAACAGTCTTTTCAATGAACCATCCGATTTCTATATTGATGCCGTAGAGCGAACTATAGTATTGCAGATCCCTAAAAACTATTTCGATGATGCAGCAAAAAATATCCCTTGTTTTGCTGATCTCAATTATACCATGCTGAACAATTCGATCCGCTTTATGCAAAAAAGGATCAATATGTTATTAAGTGCAACTGCTGAAGAAAGATACCTTGATTTTATCAAACTCTATCCTAACCTGACACTTCGCGTACCTCAATGGATGATTGCCTCCTATCTGGGCATTACACCAGAGTCTTTAAGCAGAGTACGTAAAGACCTCGCACACAAACATTTCAAAGTTTAA
- a CDS encoding 16S rRNA (uracil(1498)-N(3))-methyltransferase gives MHVFYTPDITADSYILNEEESRHCMKVLRLVIGDVVHLIDGKGGLYEAEIIAESKRNVTLRVLKTTREYQKRNHGLHIAVAPTKNIDRLEWFLEKATEIGIDMITPLICERSERKIVKEERLNKVITSAVKQSLQAYHPVLNDAMGFKEFISKHTADYKMIAHCVDGEPRGFISQVSKPGQRYLILIGPEGDFTPNEIQLALQNDFKPLTLGNTRLRTETAALAACFEVNYLNR, from the coding sequence ATGCATGTTTTTTATACGCCGGATATTACCGCTGATTCCTATATTTTAAATGAGGAAGAAAGCAGGCACTGTATGAAAGTACTGCGTTTGGTGATTGGTGATGTTGTTCACCTGATTGATGGTAAAGGCGGGCTGTATGAAGCAGAGATTATCGCTGAATCTAAAAGAAATGTAACCCTGCGTGTGTTGAAGACCACCAGGGAATATCAAAAGAGAAACCACGGCCTTCATATTGCCGTGGCTCCTACAAAAAATATAGACAGGCTGGAATGGTTCCTGGAGAAAGCGACGGAAATTGGAATTGATATGATTACCCCGCTGATCTGTGAGCGTTCAGAGCGTAAGATTGTCAAAGAAGAGCGCTTGAATAAAGTGATCACTTCGGCGGTCAAACAATCTTTACAAGCTTATCATCCGGTATTAAATGATGCGATGGGCTTTAAGGAGTTTATTAGTAAACATACCGCCGACTATAAAATGATTGCACATTGTGTAGACGGAGAACCACGCGGTTTTATCAGCCAGGTTTCAAAACCAGGTCAGCGTTACCTGATCCTGATCGGGCCGGAAGGAGATTTCACACCAAATGAAATTCAACTGGCTTTGCAAAATGACTTTAAACCATTAACTTTAGGTAATACACGTCTCAGGACAGAAACTGCTGCTTTAGCCGCATGTTTTGAGGTGAATTACTTAAATAGATGA
- the ispF gene encoding 2-C-methyl-D-erythritol 2,4-cyclodiphosphate synthase yields MKIKVGFGFDVHQLKGGHPFVVGGVNLEHHQGAFGHSDADVLLHAICDALLGAANLRDIGFHFKNTDPRWKGISSVILLQETVKLLTEKGWSIGNIDAMLCLEAPKINPHIPQMQQNIADAIGMSTEDISIKATTNETMGFIGREEGVVAYAVCLIEK; encoded by the coding sequence ATGAAGATTAAAGTAGGATTTGGATTCGACGTACACCAGTTAAAAGGTGGTCATCCATTTGTGGTTGGAGGAGTGAATCTTGAACACCATCAGGGAGCATTTGGACATTCAGATGCTGATGTTTTATTACATGCAATTTGTGATGCTTTATTAGGGGCTGCGAACCTTCGGGATATCGGCTTCCATTTTAAAAATACAGACCCAAGGTGGAAAGGGATCAGCAGTGTTATCCTTTTGCAGGAAACAGTGAAATTGTTAACAGAGAAAGGCTGGAGCATTGGCAATATCGATGCGATGTTATGTCTGGAAGCACCGAAAATCAATCCGCATATTCCACAAATGCAGCAAAATATTGCAGATGCTATAGGCATGTCAACAGAAGATATTTCGATTAAAGCGACCACCAATGAAACGATGGGTTTTATTGGCCGGGAAGAAGGAGTGGTTGCTTATGCAGTCTGCCTGATTGAAAAATAA
- a CDS encoding YceI family protein translates to MATTKWVLDPTHSELQFKVKHLMISTVTGSFNEFSAELDTDNDDFEHSAVSFKAGVDSIDTGNKDRDGHLKSGDFFNAADFPSVSFVSTSFTKDGSDYQLKGDLTIKDVTKPVTLDVEFGGTAQDPWGNTKAGFTIKGKINRTDFGLTYNAALETGGVMLGEEVKILGELQFAKQA, encoded by the coding sequence ATGGCAACTACTAAATGGGTATTAGATCCAACACACAGTGAACTTCAATTTAAAGTAAAACATTTGATGATCTCTACCGTTACTGGTAGCTTCAATGAATTTTCTGCGGAATTAGATACTGACAATGATGATTTTGAACATTCAGCTGTTTCTTTCAAAGCAGGTGTAGATTCTATCGATACTGGTAATAAAGACAGAGATGGTCACTTGAAAAGTGGTGATTTCTTTAATGCAGCTGATTTCCCATCTGTTTCTTTTGTTTCGACTTCATTCACTAAAGATGGCAGTGATTATCAATTAAAAGGTGACCTGACTATCAAAGATGTAACTAAACCAGTTACGCTGGATGTTGAATTTGGTGGAACTGCACAAGATCCATGGGGAAATACTAAAGCTGGTTTTACCATCAAAGGAAAAATAAACAGAACTGATTTCGGTCTGACTTACAATGCAGCATTAGAAACTGGTGGTGTAATGTTAGGTGAAGAAGTTAAAATTTTAGGCGAATTGCAATTCGCAAAACAAGCTTAG
- a CDS encoding DUF4159 domain-containing protein, translating into MKLKLLIFFPLLVLLTSSFHTPAYQLARLKYNGGGDWYGNRTALVNLAAFCNQNLHTNFAPEEAVAEAGSPEIFNYPFIYMTGHGNVVFSAQEAQNIRRYLIGGGFLHIDDNYGLDKYVRVQMKKVFPEVSFIELPANHPIYSEKFKFPNGLPKIHEHDGKRAQGFALLWEGRIVCYYTYECDLGNGWEDFGTYPGDTAEKRNNALKMGANLVSYVLTH; encoded by the coding sequence ATGAAATTAAAACTCCTGATCTTTTTTCCTTTATTGGTTTTACTGACCAGCAGTTTTCATACGCCTGCTTATCAGCTGGCAAGACTTAAATATAATGGTGGAGGGGATTGGTATGGAAACAGAACCGCTTTAGTTAACCTCGCAGCCTTTTGTAATCAGAATCTGCATACTAATTTCGCTCCCGAAGAAGCCGTTGCAGAAGCTGGCAGCCCCGAAATCTTTAATTATCCTTTTATCTATATGACCGGGCACGGGAATGTGGTGTTTAGTGCGCAGGAAGCTCAGAATATCCGCCGTTATTTAATAGGGGGAGGGTTTTTGCATATAGATGATAACTATGGCCTGGATAAATATGTAAGGGTGCAGATGAAAAAAGTATTTCCTGAGGTATCATTTATCGAATTACCAGCTAATCACCCAATCTATAGTGAAAAATTTAAATTTCCGAATGGCCTGCCTAAAATCCACGAGCATGATGGAAAACGTGCGCAGGGCTTTGCTTTGTTATGGGAGGGTAGAATAGTTTGTTATTATACCTATGAGTGTGATTTAGGGAACGGCTGGGAAGACTTTGGCACCTACCCGGGAGATACAGCCGAAAAAAGAAATAATGCGCTTAAAATGGGCGCAAATTTAGTCAGTTATGTTTTAACCCATTAA